From the genome of Thermosynechococcus sp. NK55a:
CGATGATAACTTTTCCCTAGAGGGACTGATGGGCTTTGACCTCCATGGTTGTACCGTTGGCATCATTGGCACGGGTAAAATTGGCCGAGTTGTTGCTCAGATTCTGCATGGTTTTGGCTGCCACCTTTACGGTTACGATCCCTACCCTAGTGAAGCTTTTAGGGAGATTGGTACCTACACAACCTTAGAAACATTGCTGGCGGCATCCGACATTATTACCCTCCATTGCCCCCTGCTTCCCGAAAATGAACACCTGATCAACGCCACCACGATCGCCCAAATGAAGCGGGGCGTCATGCTAATCAATACCAGTCGCGGCAAACTGGTGGACACCAAAGCCGTCATTGAGGGCATTAAAAGCGGCCAAATTGGTTATCTGGGCATTGATGTCTATGAAGAGGAAGACTCCCTCTTTTTCCAAGACCTCTCGGACACCATCATCCAGGACGACACCTTCCAACTCCTGCAATCCTTCCCCAATGTGGTGATTACTGCCCACCAGGCCTTCTTTACCCGCAATGCTCTCACGGATATTGCCCGTACCACGATTGAAAATTTGACCTGTTTTGAGCAAGGCCTGCCCCTAGCAAACGAAGTGAAACAGCCCTCACCCTGAGGCTCAACCAACTCAACAGGGGGACTAATGACTTTTCGGGCAAACAGATCCGCTATAGTAGCGATCGCGTTTGTTTCAGACAAGTCAGGAAAGACTCATGGGGTGTGCAGAAAAAGTCATTTTGGCCTATTCGGGGGGGGTGGATACCTCCGTATGTATTCCCTATCTCAAGCACGAGTGGGGAGTGAAGGAAGTTATTACCCTCGCAGTGGATTTAGGACAGGGGGATGAACTGGAGCCCATTCGCCAAAAGGCCCTTGATGCAGGTGCCAGCGCCTCGTTAGTGGCTGATGCCAAAGCTGAGTTCATCCGCAACTATGCTTTTCCAGCCATTCAAGCCAACGCCCTCTACGAAAATCGCTATCCCCTCTCGACGGCCCTTGCTCGCCCCTTGATTGCCAAGCTCTTGGTGGAGGCGGCTACCCAATACGGTGCTGACGCTGTTGCCCACGGCTGTACTGGGAAAGGGAATGATCAAGTCCGCTTTGATGTGGCGATCGCTGCCCTCAATCCCCATCTCAAGGTCTTGGCACCCGCGCGTGAATGGGGCATGAGCCGTGAAGAAACCATTGCCTACGGCGAACGCTTTGGCATTCCTGCGCCTGTCAAGAAATCTTCCCCCTACAGCATTGACCGCAATCTTTTGGGACGCAGTATTGAAGCTGGCCCCCTTGAGGATCCGTGGATTGAACCCCTTGAGGAGGTCTATTTGATGACCCAAGCCATTGAACACACCCCCAACTCCCCGGAGTATGTGGATATTGGCTTTGAAGCAGGGGTTCCTACCAGCCTCGATGGTCGCCCCCTTGATCCTGTGACATTGGTCAGTGAACTCAATGAGCGAGTGGGTCGCCACGGCTTTGGCCGCATTGACATGATTGAAAATCGCCTGGTTGGCATTAAATCCCGTGAAATTTACGAAGCCCCTGGTCTACTGGTGCTCATTGACGCCCACCGCGATTTGGAAAGTTTGACTCTGACTGCTGATGTGACGCAGTATAAGCGGGGCATTGAGGAAACCTACAGCCGCTTGGTCTATAACGGCCTCTGGTACAGCCCCCTCAAGGAAGCCCTCGATGCCTTTATTCAACAGACTCAGCAGCGGGTCACAGGTACCGTGCGCGTCAAGCTCTTTAAGGGGACTGCACGGGTGGTGGGGCGGCAATCTCCCTACTCCCTTTATACGCCTGATTTGGCCACCTATGGCAGGGAGGATCAATTCGACCACAGGGCAGCTGAGGGCTTTATCTATGTGTGGGGGCTACCCACCCGTGTCTGGGCAGAAAAACTGCGCCAAGGCTAGTCGGGGGCTTCGACAATACACCACTCATGGAGTTCGTAGTGGACGCACTGGTGTTGGACGAGGGGATCACGGGCAACAATTTCCTCAGCCGCCTTGCGGGAATCGGCCTGAAACAACAGCATGCCACCCCCTCGCTCAGCCCAGTATCCCGTGCGGGCTTGATGGCCGGCGGCAATGAGGGAGCGTACATAGGCCCGATGGGCAGGAACATAGCGATCAAAGGTTGCTTTGTCCACAATGCCGCGCTCAATTTTGACAAACCATGGCATTGGTGATTGGCTCCTGTGGATTCGAATCAAGACCTAGAATAGCTATAAGCAGTGTGCCTGAGTGACGCTGTTGTGCCCTGATTGTGAGCGGCTATGAGCAAAGCCATGACCCTTGAAACCTTGTTAAGTGAATTTGCCCGTGGAGTGCGGAATTTCCGTGGTGTTAATTTGGCAGGCAGTGTGTTTCCTTTAGTACAACTCAGCCATGTTGATCTGGCGGGAGCCAATCTGCAGGGCATTAATTGGAGTGGGGCGGATTTGATCAAGGCTAACCTGGCCAATGCCAATCTGCGGGGAGCTAACCTGATTGGTGCAGATCTCAGTGGGGCTAACCTCACCGATGCAAACTTGCAGGACGCAATCCTAAGTGGTGCTGTTTTGGTGGGAGCCTACCTCTCCCGAGCCAATTTGCAGCGAGCAGTCCTCAGCGGTGCCATCCTCAAGGGGGCAGTTCTCCACGACAGTAATCTCAAGGATACGAATGTGGTGGGCGCAGATTTATCGGAGGCGGATTTGACTGGGGCGATCGCCCGCCGCCAAGACCTGGAGGAGGCCAAGCTCGCAGGCACCATCCTACCCAACGGCGAAGTGGTTTTGGAGGATGGAGACATTCAAGAGATACCGTTGCCACCCCCAACCACCACTCCCCAGCCAATGGCGGTTGCTAACGAAACTACTCTCATTGAGTGGACAAATGAGCAGGTGATTCAAATGCTGATCCTGCAACAGCACCCCTTGCCCAGTACCTATCAAAGTGCCGATTTGAAGGTGGTGGATTTGGGCAATCACAGTTATCAACTGCGCACTGTCACTGACACGGTCGTTGCGGTGGTGGAGGGAGCCAGTGTGGCCGATGAAAAAGTAACCCTTTTTACCGAGGCACCCTTTGCAGATTTAGTGGCCAGTGTACTCCAAGCCCATTCATTTTTGCCCACCCAATACGTCAGTGAACCGCTGCCGGCATGGCGGTACGAGCAGGTACCGATTCCCCAGGGGGGCGAGGTGCGTTTAGGAACGGCACGGCAACTCTGGAAGACCTGGTGGCTGCTGCTGAAGTCGGCTGCTGCTGCGCAAGAGCCGTCGCAATTGCAACTTTTGGTGGGTAAGGAGTGGCAACCCATTCGGGAGATTGCCTTTTCAGCCGCGGCAGCGGGGGGGCTGATCATTAAGACATCTGGGGGCGATCGCCACTATCCTGGGGATGCCTCACTGATTTGGCTAGAAAAGATATCCCCGGCATCCCTAGCAACGGGTACCCCAGCGCCAACTCTGACCGTCCCTCCTTGGAAGGGGCTACTGAGATTTGATAATAACCGCTTGACTATTCAAACTGCGGCTGGACCCGTCTGTGTTGAGGGGGAAAATCTGAGGGTTATCATTGGTGGGCAAGCGATCGATCTCAACCAGCTCTGATGGTCGTTGTTCAACCCTTTGATTTTAGCCGCTGGCCCATTGCTGTCAGTGATTTACCCGCCGATACTTACCTCGTGGGGGGGGCGGTGCGGGATGCTCTCCTCGGTCGGACAACGTTGTACCCCGACTGGGATTTTATTGTGCCGAGGGATGCCATTGCCCTGAGCAAAAAACTGGCGGATCAGTACAAGGCTGGATGGGTTCTTTTGGATCGCGATCGCGGGGTTGCCCGCTTAGTCTTTTCCCATACGACGGTGGACATTGCCCAGCGGCATGGTGAGACGCTCTTAACCGATTTGAGCGATCGCGATTTTCGGATCAATGCCATTGCCTACGACATTCATCACCACCACATTGTCGATCCCCTCGGTGGCCTCTTAGATTTGCAACGCCGCCAAATTCACTATGTAGCGCCAGAAAATCTTGCTGCTGATCCATTGCGACTCCTACGCGCCTATCGCCAAGCCGCTCAACTCCAATTTACGATTACGCCCGAA
Proteins encoded in this window:
- a CDS encoding 2-hydroxyacid dehydrogenase, whose protein sequence is MKVAVFSAKSYDRQFLDAANAAQGYPHILTYYDLLLRPQTVSLAEGHNAICAFVNDDLGAQTLERLAQLGVRLVTLRCTGFNNVDLATAANVGITVTRVSTYSPYSVAEHTVGLILMLNRKLHRAYNRVRDDNFSLEGLMGFDLHGCTVGIIGTGKIGRVVAQILHGFGCHLYGYDPYPSEAFREIGTYTTLETLLAASDIITLHCPLLPENEHLINATTIAQMKRGVMLINTSRGKLVDTKAVIEGIKSGQIGYLGIDVYEEEDSLFFQDLSDTIIQDDTFQLLQSFPNVVITAHQAFFTRNALTDIARTTIENLTCFEQGLPLANEVKQPSP
- a CDS encoding argininosuccinate synthase, coding for MGCAEKVILAYSGGVDTSVCIPYLKHEWGVKEVITLAVDLGQGDELEPIRQKALDAGASASLVADAKAEFIRNYAFPAIQANALYENRYPLSTALARPLIAKLLVEAATQYGADAVAHGCTGKGNDQVRFDVAIAALNPHLKVLAPAREWGMSREETIAYGERFGIPAPVKKSSPYSIDRNLLGRSIEAGPLEDPWIEPLEEVYLMTQAIEHTPNSPEYVDIGFEAGVPTSLDGRPLDPVTLVSELNERVGRHGFGRIDMIENRLVGIKSREIYEAPGLLVLIDAHRDLESLTLTADVTQYKRGIEETYSRLVYNGLWYSPLKEALDAFIQQTQQRVTGTVRVKLFKGTARVVGRQSPYSLYTPDLATYGREDQFDHRAAEGFIYVWGLPTRVWAEKLRQG
- a CDS encoding YciI family protein; the encoded protein is MPWFVKIERGIVDKATFDRYVPAHRAYVRSLIAAGHQARTGYWAERGGGMLLFQADSRKAAEEIVARDPLVQHQCVHYELHEWCIVEAPD
- a CDS encoding pentapeptide repeat-containing protein — translated: MSKAMTLETLLSEFARGVRNFRGVNLAGSVFPLVQLSHVDLAGANLQGINWSGADLIKANLANANLRGANLIGADLSGANLTDANLQDAILSGAVLVGAYLSRANLQRAVLSGAILKGAVLHDSNLKDTNVVGADLSEADLTGAIARRQDLEEAKLAGTILPNGEVVLEDGDIQEIPLPPPTTTPQPMAVANETTLIEWTNEQVIQMLILQQHPLPSTYQSADLKVVDLGNHSYQLRTVTDTVVAVVEGASVADEKVTLFTEAPFADLVASVLQAHSFLPTQYVSEPLPAWRYEQVPIPQGGEVRLGTARQLWKTWWLLLKSAAAAQEPSQLQLLVGKEWQPIREIAFSAAAAGGLIIKTSGGDRHYPGDASLIWLEKISPASLATGTPAPTLTVPPWKGLLRFDNNRLTIQTAAGPVCVEGENLRVIIGGQAIDLNQL